Proteins found in one Microcella daejeonensis genomic segment:
- the rbfA gene encoding 30S ribosome-binding factor RbfA translates to MGESPRVRKVADRIKEIVAKRLERGIRDPRMGFATITDVQVTGDLQHASIFYTVYGSDEERADTAAALKAATGMLRTEVGRNLNTRLTPSLEFILDGVPENAMAIDALLREARERDARTLAEAEAAEYAGDPDPYVKPRELGDDED, encoded by the coding sequence ATGGGTGAGAGCCCTCGCGTGCGGAAGGTCGCCGACCGCATCAAGGAGATCGTCGCCAAGCGGCTGGAGCGCGGCATCCGCGATCCCCGCATGGGCTTCGCCACGATCACCGACGTGCAGGTGACCGGCGATCTGCAGCACGCCAGCATCTTCTACACCGTCTACGGCTCCGACGAGGAGCGCGCCGACACGGCCGCGGCCCTCAAGGCGGCCACGGGCATGCTGCGCACCGAGGTGGGGCGCAATCTCAACACGCGCCTGACCCCCTCGCTCGAGTTCATCCTCGACGGGGTGCCCGAGAACGCGATGGCGATCGACGCGCTGCTGCGCGAGGCCCGTGAGCGGGATGCCCGCACGCTGGCCGAGGCGGAGGCCGCGGAGTACGCGGGCGACCCCGACCCCTACGTCAAGCCGCGCGAGCTCGGCGACGACGAGGACTGA